From a region of the Syngnathus scovelli strain Florida chromosome 19, RoL_Ssco_1.2, whole genome shotgun sequence genome:
- the sall3b gene encoding sal-like protein 3b produces the protein MHLQLITAWRTSLLRQSLTTIPALQVARKSSLSPSKREVVDRHPSFPYVRKAPPRARVLKARTPHPLFLSSFHHQADMRNRHRFASTAQAPCALISSSPLALGGCQSLRADDGGPGGGALRAHGDMSRRKQAKPQHLRAGRDEPRSGFRLLRHDDSAEDVEREDPSGTGRSPSGEDTHVCHQCCAEFFTWNELSEHRKSCAEVLTVRGGASESPAEPSPVPSVDSLTDCDSLDEAMEVELKPVEKYSTSPTLVDSVETRQALPSTNVTLEILHSTRVAVAQFSQGAGSQSGSAAIPLILEHLLALQRQQVHQLHLIEQICSQVATINKQEDSNPASVPPLSGNALDGQASVSLSAVSEKSQKIPSQSRECISASSSENSTPSLSSCGGVSALMPPYVGSANPLGVAFLPHSPPSGVIFPNPLAGMAATANALDPLVAMLKQRKAKPPSASSPSFESKPGPEEPFFKHKCRFCAKVFGSDSALQIHLRSHTGERPFKCNICGNRFSTKGNLKVHFQRHKDKYPQVQMNPYPVPEYLDNVPTSSGIPYGMSVPPEKAVSSWLDSKPVLTTLSASVARTGVGGSGEPSSVAPSVQSSYQPLSGEHVLPSPRLSPVSDTGQFNQEMEASSGIKTEEVHLPQSCMQILQVTQESNNASLATTPEPAASVSPASSSPSPEDFSPGALLESMQTSETSKLQQLVENIDKKISDANQCVLCKRVLSCPSALKMHYRIHTGERPFKCKVCGRAFTTRGNLKTHLGLHRENPPLQVLHSCPICQKRFTNAVILQQHIRMHMVGRLPDSALLDGVREMEGEDEKSSDSPGSNDLVEGDDAEEIQELENVISPPKSSPESHLIDATMKLSSSNGYDDQIQIECSFTEKGMENLGTTSPPATPPLSPAQSTDYQGELGTQGVTHLLTSGSTRSIKSEGNGYTEPHQMLGINMSAIYPTVTSSGIAALLGPAPPRRAPKQHNCSACGKNFSSASALQIHERTHTGEKPFVCSVCGRAFTTKGNLKVHMGTHMWNNAPARRGRRLSVDNPMALLGSEGVKFDLAARAMHVDAGFWSRYASAITNGLALKNNEISVIQNRGVTPLRPMAAGMDRANSMATPISSLAKSGVELASNRHFSMLIDDSKEIGIN, from the exons ATGCACCTCCAGCTCATCACCGCATGGAGGACGTCTCTCTTGCGCCAAAGTTTGACGACCATCCCGGCCCTCCAAGTTGCGCGTAAAAGCAGCTTATCGCCCTCCAAAAGGGAAGTTGTTGATCGTCATCCTTCATTTCCATACGTGCGAAAAGCCCCCCCGCGAGCGAGGGTCCTAAAAGcacgaaccccccaccccctttttcTATCATCCTTCCATCATCAGGCTGACATGCGCAATCGCCACCGGTTTGCGTCCACAGCGCAGGCTCCGTGTGCGCTCATTTCAAGCAGCCCGCTTGCACTTGGCGGCTGCCAGTCGCTGCGAGCCGACGACGGCGGGCCAGGCGGCGGTGCGCTGCGTGCACACGGCGACATGTCCCGGCGCAAGCAAGCCAAGCCGCAGCATCTTCGGGCCGGACGCGACGAGCCCCGGAGCGGCTTCCGCCTCCTCCGTCATGACG ACTCCGCTGAAGACGTGGAACGAGAGGACCCAAGCGGGACGGGCCGTTCCCCCAGCGGCGAGGACACGCACGTGTGCCATCAATGCTGCGCCGAGTTCTTCACTTGGAACGAGCTGAGTGAGCATCGGAAATCCTGCGCGGAGGTGTTGACGGTGAGGGGCGGCGCCAGCGAATCCCCCGCGGAACCTTCGCCGGTCCCCAGCGTGGACTCGCTGACCGACTGTGACAGTCTGGACGAGGCGATGGAGGTAGAACTCAAGCCGGTGGAGAAATACTCCACCAGCCCTACTCTGGTAGATTCCGTCGAGACCCGGCAGGCTCTGCCGAGCACCAACGTGACCCTGGAAATCCTGCACAGCACCAGGGTGGCCGTGGCCCAGTTCTCTCAAGGGGCGGGCAGCCAGTCGGGCTCAGCCGCCATCCCGCTCATCCTGGAGCACTTGTTGGCTTTGCAACGGCAACAGGTCCACCAGCTGCACCTGATCGAGCAGATCTGCAGCCAGGTGGCCACCATCAACAAGCAGGAGGATTCAAACCCGGCGTCCGTCCCGCCGTTATCAGGAAACGCGCTTGACGGCCAAGCTTCCGTTTCGTTGTCAGCTGTGTCTGAAAAATCACAAAAGATCCCCTCGCAATCAAGAGAGTGTATTTCCGCGTCCTCCTCGGAAAACTCGACTCCATCCCTCTCAAGTTGCGGCGGCGTCTCCGCATTAATGCCCCCATACGTCGGTTCCGCGAATCCTCTCGGCGTCGCCTTCCTGCCCCACAGCCCGCCCAGCGGCGTCATCTTCCCCAACCCGTTAGCCGGCATGGCCGCCACGGCAAACGCGCTGGACCCCCTGGTGGCCATGTTGAAGCAGCGGAAGGCCAAGCCACCCAGCGCTTCGTCACCGTCGTTTGAAAGCAAACCCGGCCCTGAGGAGCCCTTCTTCAAGCATAAATGCCGCTTCTGCGCCAAAGTGTTTGGCAGCGACAGCGCCCTGCAGATCCACCTGCGCTCGCACACTGGAGAGCGACCCTTCAAATGCAACATCTGCGGCAATCGCTTCTCCACTAAGGGCAACTTGAAAGTGCACTTCCAGAGGCACAAAGACAAGTATCCTCAAGTCCAGATGAACCCGTACCCCGTGCCAGAGTATCTGGACAACGTGCCAACCAGCTCTGGGATTCCCTACGGGATGAGCGTGCCGCCAGAGAAAGCAGTCTCTTCGTGGCTGGATAGCAAGCCTGTCTTAACGACCTTGTCGGCTTCCGTGGCTCGAACCGGCGTGGGAGGCTCCGGTGAGCCTTCAAGTGTTGCGCCATCTGTTCAATCCTCGTACCAGCCGCTTTCTGGTGAGCACGTGCTGCCGAGTCCGAGATTGTCTCCGGTTTCAGATACTGGACAGTTCAACCAGGAGATGGAAGCTTCCAGCGGCATCAAAACAGAGGAGGTGCACCTTCCACAAAGCTGCATGCAGATCCTGCAAGTCACCCAGGAAAGCAACAACGCATCTTTAGCGACAACGCCAGAACCTGCGGCATCGGTGTCTCCTGCCTCCAGCTCGCCCTCGCCGGAAGACTTTTCCCCCGGCGCTCTCCTGGAGTCTATGCAAACCTCGGAAACCTCAAAGCTGCAGCAGCTGGTGGAGAACATCGACAAAAAGATCAGCGACGCCAACCAGTGCGTCCTGTGCAAGCGAGTCCTCAGCTGCCCCAGCGCACTCAAGATGCACTACCGAATTCATACGGGCGAAAGGCCCTTCAAGTGTAAGGTGTGTGGTCGGGCCTTCACCACTCGGGGCAACCTCAAGACCCACTTGGGCCTTCACAGGGAGAACCCGCCGCTACAGGTGCTACACTCCTGTCCCATTTGCCAGAAGAGGTTCACCAACGCCGTGATCCTCCAACAACACATCCGGATGCACATGGTGGGGCGGCTCCCCGACTCCGCTCTGCTGGACGGGGTTCGGGAGATGGAGGGAGAGGACGAGAAGAGCTCGGACAGTCCCGGGAGCAATGACCTTGTGGAGGGAGATGACGCAGAGGAAATACAGGAGCTTGAAAATGTAATCAGTCCTCCGAAATCTTCGCCAGAGAGCCATCTGATTGACGCCACGATGAAGCTCAGCTCCTCCAATGGTTATGATGACCAGATTCAGATTGAATGTTCTTTCACTGAGAAAGGAATGGAAAATCTGGGAACCACCAGCCCCCCTGCAACACCGCCTTTATCCCCTGCACAAAGTACCGACTACCAAGGCGAGTTGGGAACTCAAGGTGTCACGCACCTGCTGACCAGCGGCTCAACCAGATCAATAAAGTCGGAGGGGAACGGTTACACAGAACCGCACCAGATGTTGGGCATCAACATGTCAGCCATTTACCCGACAGTCACCAGCTCGGGGATAGCCGCCCTGCTGGGACCGGCGCCTCCTCGTCGGGCGCCCAAGCAGCACAACTGCAGCGCCTGCGGGAAGAACTTCTCTTCGGCCAGCGCCCTGCAGATCCACGAGCGCACGCACACCGGCGAGAAGCCTTTCGTCTGCTCCGTCTGCGGCCGAGCCTTCACCACCAAGGGCAATCTGAAG GTTCACATGGGAACGCACATGTGGAACAACGCGCCGGCCAGGAGGGGCCGACGTCTGTCAGTGGACAACCCCATGGCCCTGCTGGGTTCAGAGGGCGTCAAGTTCGACCTGGCCGCTCGAGCCATGCACGTGGACGCCGGCTTCTGGAGCCGCTACGCCAGCGCCATCACCAACGGCCTGGCCCTGAAGAACAATGAGATCTCGGTGATTCAAAACCGAGGCGTGACGCCGCTGCGCCCGATGGCCGCCGGCATGGACAGAGCGAACAGTATGGCCACGCCCATTTCGAGCCTGGCCAAGAGCGGCGTGGAACTGGCGAGCAACAGACACTTTTCTATGCTGATCGATGACAGTAAAGAAATCGGAATCAATTGA